Proteins from one Pygocentrus nattereri isolate fPygNat1 chromosome 16, fPygNat1.pri, whole genome shotgun sequence genomic window:
- the fam53c gene encoding protein FAM53C — MPESSYWQLCPSSKSGLQGVLSSSFPPGPVPIGPSTAHLPEGDALNRPLAPSTSVTDLSFPGPPPPPPPPPKRHCRSLSVPEDLSRCRYTWRPSASKVWTPVNRRCHSGGGAGGPCPLRAPSSSLNSSLHSSSSPTFFSLALSPDSPLPWSFPWDPSDTSGGGACCCFFPSPSSCSSSPSPLHPPHPPQRRFSLSPVLIREAAAHFLPPPQVPPQPPSHPPAVPASPSSACSTPSSVRRALPPQLPRCHSQPCDLLLLKPGLKRRRDPDRPCARPVLDFAKMTQTRSTDPLSCLERGKLACGGDVCMGLEPFFGDFRGSCSPAEGLGRTSIGPLSESDEEEEEREEADSARDGGQQSVFERDCTELDITLIEEN; from the exons ATGCCTG AGAGCAGTTATTGGCAACTCTGCCCTTCCTCAAAGTCTGGCCTGCAGGGTGTCCTAAGCTCCAGCTTCCCCCCCGGCCCTGTGCCTATTGGACCTTCTACTGCCCACCTGCCGGAGGGGGACGCCCTGAATCGTCCACTTGCTCCAAGCACCTCTGTGACGGACCTGTCTTTTCCCGGgccaccccctccccccccgCCACCCCCCAAACGCCACTGTCGTTCACTGTCTGTACCGGAGGACCTTTCACGCTGCCGGTACACCTGGCGGCCGAGTGCCTCCAAGGTCTGGACACCAGTGAACCGTCGATGCCACAGTGGAGGGGGCGCGGGGGGGCCATGTCCGCTGCGTGCCCCCAGTTCCTCTCTAAATTCTTCTCTGCATTCTTCTTCCAGTCCCACCTTCTTCAGTTTGGCTCTTTCCCCAGATTCCCCACTGCCATGGAGTTTCCCGTGGGATCCGAGTGACACTTCTGGAGGCGGTGCGTGTTGCTGCTTTTTCCCTTCGCCCTCCTCATGTTCTTCCTCACCTTCTCCTCTTCACCCTCCACATCCTCCACAGCGACGCTTCTCACTGTCTCCTGTACTCATCCGTGAAGCCGCCGCACACTTTCTTCCACCGCCCCAGGTCCCCCCCCAGCCCCCGTCCCATCCCCCAGCAGTGCCCGCCTCACCATCATCTGCGTGCAGCACTCCATCTTCTGTGCGCCGTGCTCTTCCTCCTCAACTTCCACGCTGTCACTCTCAGCCTTGTGACTTACTCCTGCTTAAACCTGGTCTGAAGCGCCGCAGGGATCCAGACCGACCATGTGCGCGGCCTGTGCTAGACTTCGCAAAAATGACACAG ACCCGAAGCACAGATCCCTTAAGCTGTTTGGAACGTGGTAAACTTGCCTGTGGAGGGGATGTCTGCATGGGCCTTGAGCCTTTTTTTGGAGACTTCAGAGGGTCATGCTCGCCTGCTGAAGGCCTAGGAAGGACAAGTATTGGACCACTGAGTGAAagtgatgaggaagaggaggagagagaggaggcagaCTCTGCGCGTGATGGGGGACAACAAAGTGTTTTTGAGAGGGATTGTACTGAATTAGACATTACCCTCATTGAGGAGAATTAA
- the timd4 gene encoding T-cell immunoglobulin and mucin domain-containing protein 4, which produces MAFGSYQLHCKGNSKFVEAEQRGQWPCPPWRCHRLRSQEHSCLFTLSRCHAPGSPQHKAVLPKCHAPSHNLVRMAASHSFYLLHWILVLSTLVARSSVMAFKVTEGSTVILSCHYSVKQHGLRHVCWGRDCGTFWCNDIIVQTDENGVISKVSDRYRLIGDVLSGQMDLGIQRIQRTDSGPYCCRTDIDGLFNDKKVTYTLKVMRAPTTVPPTTTTSLTTEPLPTQTVPHLSDPPRETEASRYDISRQNLTILNLGGMAEEAVPNITLQINIPVLSLSLSILLLLLGALALMVFKCGFHMKVLESGCLSNEPRHIIYEIRTRRPVEENIYTLD; this is translated from the exons ATGGCCTTTGGTTCCTATCAGCTTCATTGTAAAGGAAATAGTAAgttcg TTGAGGCAGAGCAGAGGGGTCAGTGGCCCTGTCCTCCTTGGAGATGTCACAGACTGAGGTCTCAAGAACACAGCTGCCTATTCACACTGTCTCGTTGTCATGCTCCAGGCAGTCCCCAGCACAAGGCAGTGCTGCCCAAATGCCATGCTCCATCACACAACCTAGTCCGAATGGCTGCTTCTCATAGTTTTTATTTGCTGCACTGGATCCTTGTCCTCTCTACTTTAG TTGCCAGATCATCAGTGATGGCGTTCAAGGTGACTGAAGGCAGCACAGTGATTCTTTCCTGCCATTACTCAGTAAAGCAGCATGGCCTGAGACATGTGTGCTGGGGTCGAGACTGTGGAACGTTCTGGTGTAATGACATCATTGTACAGACTGATGAAAATGGCGTCATCTCAAAGGTCTCGGACAGGTACAGACTCATCGGAGACGTTCTCTCTGGACAAATGGACTTGGGCATCCAGCGTATACAAAGGACAGACAGCGGGCCTTATTGCTGCAGGACAGACATAGATGGGCTTTTCAATGACAAGAAAGTGACCTACACTCTAAAGGTCATGAGAG CCCCAACAACAGTGCCTCCAACTACTACTACATCTCTCACCACGGAGCCACTGCCAACTCAGACAG TGCCTCATCTGTCAGACCCACCCAGAGAAACAGAGGCATCAAGATATGACATTTCCAGGCAAAACTTAACCATACTTAATCTGGGGGGTATG GCTGAAGAAGCAGTCCCGAACATCACACTACAGATCAACATTCCAGtactatctctgtctctcagcaTCCTCTTGCTCCTGCTGGGCGCACTGGCCCTGATGGTCTTCAAAT GTGGGTTTCATATGAAGGTGCTAGAGAGTGGATG TCTCTCAAATGAGCCAAGGCACATCATTTATGAAATACGGACCAGAAGACCAGTGGAGGAGAACATTTACACCCTGGATTAA